The DNA window GCGACTACGAAAATGATTATCACCGTTAATTTCATCTATCTCTCTCAAGAATTCGATTATTGTTTTCTTGTAATCTCCCTTTAGGAAGAGTGTATTATCCCTCTTTTGGGAATCGGTCGAAACTCCGAATTCCTGTCCATCGAAAGTAAAGGGAAAGAAATAGCAAGGGCAAATCTTGAATGGATAGAAAAACATTTAACTTCCGCGGGATCAAACTTTCTTATATAGATGCAGGCAACAAATCTTCGGATCCAATACTCATCGCTCATGCTAATGGATTTTCTGCAGGTTGTTATTCTTTCTATATCAAAAAACTTTCTGAGACTCATAGAGTTCTTGCCTTGGACTTTTGTGGTCACGGTCAATCGGAAGCTAATATGGAATGGAAGGATTGGTTTTTCTTTAGAGACCAAGTTTTAGCTCTGATTGAGACAGAAGGTTTGAAGAATGTTGTGGGCGTTGGACATTCATTAGGAGGAGCAAGTATCCTTCTTTCCTCTTATCAAAGACCTGATCTATTCCGGAAAATTTTTGCAATGGATCCAGTGATCTTAAATTTTGCGTATCTTCTTCTTGCATTGGCTTTTGATACTCCCTTGGCAAAAGGTGCTATTAAAAGGAGAAGGGAATTTAAGGATCTGACTCTCGTTAAAAAAGCATTCAGAAAGACTCCTACTTTTGCAAATTGGTCCGATGAAGTTTTCGAAAACTATTTGAATTCTTGTTTTAAAAAAGAAGGAGATAAATGGGCCTTATGTTGCCCTCCTGAATTAGAGGCTAAAATTTTTAACTCAGTCAGTTTCTTAAGTTTATTACAATATAGAAGGATCAAAACGGAAACTCATATTACGATCCCAAAGAAATACGAAGTATGCTCTCCTTCTGCCGCTAAAAGGATTATCAAAGGAAATCCTAACTCAAGCCTTGAGTTATGGGATGATATTTCCCATTTTTTTCCGTTTGAACGTCCTGAAAAAAACCTGGAAAGAATCATTCAAAAATTATAATCCGGTATTCGGGGTGGAAGAGTCTCAAATCGGAACATTATTCTATTTCGGAGCCAGGGTATTCTTGGCCCAGAAAGGACTGACCACAGATCCGCACTCTCACTATGCAGTTTCCATCTTAATCTCTTTGACTTCTAAGTTCAAAGTGATCGAAGAATCCGGTAACGTGCTGGAGTTCCAATCTGTGGTCTTAGCCCCGAACACTTACCACACTCTTTCTGCAGAAAATTCGGACATGATCGTTTTACAGATCGATCCTTATGGCATTGATTATGCTTCCGTTGCTGCCCGGTTCGGAAGAAAAGGAATCTCAGAGATCCCTTTCGAAAATTTAGACCCGGTCCTTTCCAGATGTAAAAATCTATTTCACGAAAATATAAATTGCATAGCCGCCAAAGAATTATTCGAAGATATTCTTGCATGCGTAGGAACTGAAAAACCATCCAGGGTTTCTTTAGATCCTAGAGTTTTATCTGCGACTCTCAGAATGAAATCCGCTCTCCCAGGTTCTATCTCCGTTCCAGAACTGGCAAAAGAAGCTGGGTTTTCAGAAACAAGGTTCATGCATGTTTTCAAATTGCAGATGGGCCTGCCTGTCAGACAATTTCAACTTTGGTTAAGACTTCATGAAGCCGCAAAACTTTTGAAAGAAGGCGGAAATCTTACGGAAGCTTCTCATGCCGCAGGTTTCGCTGACCAAGCACACCTAAGTAGGACATTTAAAAGAATGTTCGGTGTGCAACCTTCTAAGTTTTTAGGAGCAAATACGAACGTCGTTGTCCATTTTTGCGTTTAATAAATGCAATATTATAAAAAAAGAAAATCGCCCGCTTGAACCGCGGGCGTTTGCCGGAGCAAGAGAGAATGTTAATGAGCAGTGCTGAAGTTTTTGAGTTTTCCTTGTGCTGCTAATTCTTTACGAACCGCTTCTTGCACATCTTTTCTATATCCCAATTCAAAGAATACATCTGCAATTACGAAAATAGGAGCAGATACAACCGCTTGGAATAAGTTGTCGAATAATGCAGGACGACTCTTTTCAAAAATGAAATGTCCGTAAAACTGAGCTCCCCAACCTACTAACTGAGCAACGGCAAAGATACTCCATGCAGTGGTAGCAGTCAGTGATAGGGTGATGTATTGAGCAAGAAACATCAAAGATCCAAACACCAAGGTAGTCGCAGCGGCGAAAATAAAATCCAAGGTGAAGTAGTATGCGAGTACTACGATCCCAAATACGGTAGCAGCAGTTACGGTATAACCGAAAACATTAACTAATTCTAATCTACTAAGCACCAAAAATAAGGTGAAGGTGATGGTAGGAACTCCTAACACGTGGATCCACACGTTTCTTTTTTCTTGGTGGTACGCGGAATAGAAGGCCATTTCCTTAGCGAATTTCATGGATAAAACTCCTCACAATTTCAGATCCAGTATATACCCGAAACCCAGGTTTCGGCTTGAACGAACCTGCCATTTTTAGAAAAAAATCCGTTGCGTAATACCTGTTCGAAATAAACCATTGAGTCACCTCAAATACATTTTCAAATCAGGGATTTATGCCTTACATCAATTTAAAAGTAGCCGGACCACTTACAAAAGAGCAAAAACAGCAGATATCTAAAGAATTCTCCGAAACTCTTGCAAAAGTTGCTAATAGGCCTCCAGAATCCACCTATATCGTGATCGACGAAGTTTCCAGAGAGAATTGGGCAGTAGGCGGAAAACTCCTAGAGTAAAAATGGATACGATCTTTTTTGCGGCCTCTAAACTCGCGGGGGCCTTCTTATTTCCTTTACCGGCCTCCCTACTCCTGTTGGTATTTTTTGCCTTCAGGCTTCCTAAATTCAAATATAAGGTTTGGGTTTTAGTTCCAACACTCATTATCTGGGTAGCTTCTACAGATAGTTTTTCGCAATGGCTGGTCAGAGGTTTAGAAGAAAAACATCCGCCAGTTCGTTTGGAAACTTTGGAAAACTCAGATGCAATTTTAGTTTTAGGCGGGGCCGTAGACAACCTTGCCTTGTACGAACAACAGGTTCAGTTAACTTCTGCCGCAGAACGAATGACTGACGCAGTGTCATTATTCCAAAAAAGAAAAGCGCCTCGGATCGTTTTTACTGGAGGTTCGGGGAATTTATTCTTCCAAACTAAAAAAGAATCGGACTTTGCTCTCCAATTTTTTCAAACTTTAGGAGTTCCTACAAAGGCCGTTTTTCTGGAGAATGAAAGCAGGAACACTAAGGAGAATGCGGAAAAAACAGCGGAACTTTTCCGTAAAAATAAATGGAAGTCTGCGATCCTCATCACTTCTGCATTTCATATGGAAAGATCCTTGTTGGTATTTGCAAACACTGGGATCAAGATCCATCCTTGGCCGACGGACTATAGATCCAGAGTCAAAATTCTTACAATAGACGATTTTATACCTTCTTCCCAAAGCCTAGAGAATACAAGTATCGCCTGGAAGGAGAGAATAGGCCTATTCGTTTACGGGTTTAGAGAGAGTATTTCCACTTTTCTTCCCCTCCGTATCCGATATCCTTGGTCTAAGGACTGGAATTAAAACACAGATGAACGTGAAATTTACCGTGCTTGCGAGTATCATCGCACTTTCCTTGGGAACAATTGCATTCTTCTCTTCTAAAGAAACTTCTTACACTTTATTGGATGCTTCTGATTTAGCTGCAAATACCACAAAATACGAAGCAGATGATCTATTAAGAGTTAGAGGTTTCGTAAAATTAGGTTCTCTTATCCGGGAAGGAAAAACTGCCAAGTTTGTCCTCCAACTAAACGAAAAAGAAGTTCCTGTATTTTTTACAGGAGCTACATTATTACCGGACGCATTTAAAGAAGGTGCCAGAGCAAGAGTGGACGGAGTTTGGAAAAACGGAGTCCTGGTTGCCGATAAGGTAGAAGCAAAATGTGCATCCAAATACGAAGCAGGTTATAAAGAAGAAGAACAATGAATGATTTAGGCGCAGTTTGTCTCATCTCCTCCTTCTCCATCCTATTATTTTCCATTATCCAAACAAGTTACGGAATTTTTAAAAACGATTCGAGAGCTTTAGAATTAGGCCGTTACACATTGATGGCCAATTTTGCGGTCGTCCTTCTGGCATTCATTGTGTTGGTTGTCCAACTCATGAGAACGGATCTATCCAACTATTATGTTGCGATGCATTCCAGTGAACATCTTCCTTTATTCTATAAGATGACTTCTGTTTGGTCGGGGTCTTCCGGTTCACTTCTGTTCTGGAATTTGCTGCTATCCGGATTCACATTCGTTGTTCTTTGGCAAACAAAAGATCTGCTAAACGAAAGAATTCCAGTAATGCATCTTTCCTTGGCGGTGATCACCTGTTTCTTCTCCTTTTTGGCAATCTTCTTTCCTGACGCACAACCATTCCGTGAATTCCAACCTGCCGCAGTCGCCGGTAGAGGATTAAATCCGCTCTTACAACACTGGGCGATGATCATTCATCCACCGATCTTATATATAGGTTATGTGAGTTTCGCGATCCCATTCGCGATCGCTTCTTCGGCTTTGATCACTGGCCAATTATCAGAGAACTGGTTTAGATTCGTAAGAAGATGGAGCATCTTCTCTTGGTTCTTCTTAGGAACCGGAATACTCTTAGGTTCCAAATGGGCTTACGAAGAATTGGGATGGGGCGGTTATTGGGCTTGGGATCCGGTAGAAAACGCAAGTTTGATGCCTTGGCTTTTATCCACAGCATTCTTACATTCAATGATCATCCAAGAAAGAAGAGGAATGTTAAAGTTTTGGAATATGCTTCTGATCATCTTAGCATTCCATTTCTGTTTACTCGGGACCTGGATCACTCGAAGCGGAGTTTTAGAAGGACCACACTCTTTTTCTAAATCCAGCATCGGAACCCCATTTATAGTTTTTATCGGTGTAAGCTTCCTATTTTATCTTGGGATCTTAATATACAGAAAAGATAAACTTAAACCGGAGAGAAACTTAGAAGCAATCACTTCCAAAGAAGGAAGTTTCTTGTTAAACAATTTCCTTTTGGTGATAGCAACACTTTCTATCTTATTAGGAGTATTTTCTCCTTTATTATCCGGTGTAGAATATAAGGCTCCTTGGTTCAATTCCTGGGGAGTTCCTGCAGGAATCCTACTCATTCTACTCATGGGCGCCGCTCCATTACTCGCATGGAGAAAAGGTGCGGACCAAATCTTTTTTACTACATTATTAAAACCTCTGATCGCTGGATTTATTGGAGCTGGGATCTATATCCTATATTACAGAAGTAATTTCTCCATTAGTGATTATAGTTTAGGCGATGTAGTGGGAGAAGTTTATAGCGTCCTAACAGTAGGGCTCGGGATCTTCACAATAGCCGGGATCGCACAAGAATATCATAATGGGATCCAAGCGAGAAGGTCCGCTATCCATGGAGAGAATTATTTCCAAGCCGGATTCAGAATGCTTCTGAAAAATAAAAGAAGATACGGCGGATACTTAGTCCACCTTTCTATGGTAATATTATTTATCGGTCTTGCCGGAAATGCATTCAAACAAAACACTTCCGTTAAGTTTTTCTATTTCTTGAGATTTTCGCCTACGAACGAGCTTATTTATACAAGCGATGATACTGCGATTTTAGGAGATTATACGATAGGTGCGACCACTCTTAAGATCAAACCGATTGTAAACGGAGACGCAGAAGCAGGAGTCAATCATAGAAACGTAATCGTTTCTCACGAGGCAACATTCGAAGTCAAAAAACAACTGAAAAGTTTTGATACGATGGTGACCGAAAGAAGATATTATCCGCAAATCTCACATTTGAGCGGCGACTTCGAGACTCATATCCCTACTAGTGAGCCTTCTATCTCCTCTACCCCAAAAGAAGATCTTTATATTCAGTTAGGAGCAATAGAACACGCAGATCTTTCGGATGAAAATCCGGATCTCCCTGGGATGTTTTTAGACTTCTTCTTCACAAGGGATCCGGCAATCAAGGCGGCGAAATATCTGAAATTCCCGAACCAGATCGTAGCGAATTTAGAAGTCTGGGTCAACCCAATGGTGAAATTCATATGGGCAGGATCTTTGATGTTCTTCTTATCCGGACTATTGATCCTATTACCTATAGGAGAAGATAAAAAATGAAAGTTTTGACCTCTTCTAATGTATATAAGAAAATTCTAATTTCTCTTTTTGGGTTCTTCATTTGGATCGGTACGGCAAATGCTGATTCTACATTCACAAATCTGACCGATCAGGAACAGATCCGCACATTTCATAATGTAACTGAAAGGATACGTTGTATTTGTATCCCTTCTATCGCGATCAAAAGTTGTTCTTTCAATAATTGTACTGTTTCTGCAAAACTAAAACTTTTCATAGAGAATAGGATTAGAGCCGGAGAATCTGCTGATGTGATCGTGGATAAAATGATCCACGGTTTTGGCCAAGATGTTGTCTCGGATCCTATTATTGCTAAGTTTATCGAAACTGGGAACCAAGGGATGGCACAAGGAGTCATCATGGGTTTTGGTCCGGATATTTTGGCCAAACCGGATTCTTCTTGGATCGATTTTAGTATCGCCGCGGCTGCTGCGTTCGGGATACTTCTCATCTATTTATATCTAAAAAGAAGGACTGCACCTAAAGCTGCAATCGCAACAGAATCGGAAAACCATTCCTCTTTCGATAAATACATCTCCGAAATAGAGGAGAAACAGAAATAATGGATTTTTTATTAATTTTCTTTTATATAGTTTTAGTCGCTATCGTTGCGGCGCCATTCGTTTACGTGAGTATGTTCGCAAAACATATCCCGTATGAAACGGATCCTAAAAGTTCCGAGTTATTTGATAGAAGGGACGTTCTTCTGGATAACCTGAAAGATCTGAAAATTGAATTCGATACTGGTAAATTGACCGAAACAGAATTCAAATCCATCTCTTCCGGCTTAGTAAAAGAATTAGAAGAGCAGGACAAAAGGATCAGCCAAGACGCTGTCATAACTTCCAAAGCGGAAACTTCCACCAAACCTCAACTCGGCGGAAAGTTCTGTCATAACTGTGGATTTAAGATAGAAATTTTCGGAGCGAAATTCTGCCCGGAATGCGGAACAAAACTCCAGGCCTGAACTGATTATTAAGAGTGTCTTTTTTTAAGTTCTTCGACTATGTCGGAAAGAGAAAGCCCTCTTTCCACAAGAAGAACCTGTAAATGAAAGAGTAAGTCCGCGGATTCGTGAGTGAGTTCTTTTTTGTCCGCGTTTTTTGCTGCGATAATTACTTCTCCAGCTTCTTCCCCTACTTTCTTAAGGATACGATCCACGCCGCCTCGGAAGAGGTCCGCAGTGTAGGATTTTTCGGGAAGTTCTTCTTTTCTTTTTTTAAGGATTTGCTCTAACTGAAGCAGGAAGTCCATCATTACCACCGGAGATACTTCGACTATCCGGACCTGTTCTTGACGGTAAACAAAAAATTCCGTATTTCTGCGTTTCCTTAAAAACGAAACGGATAAAAAAAGGTCGAAGAGATGAGACCAATGCTCCCTTTTCCAAAAATCCGAACTGTCCTAATCTTGATCTGCCTCGCACTCGCATCAGAAATAAGTGCCGAGGTCTGGGAGACTTCCGTAGAGACCGCCTTTAATAAGGCGAAAAAGGAAGGGAAACCCATCTTTATAGATGTATATGCAGATTGGTGTGGTTATTGTAAAACCCTCAAAAAGGAAATTTATCCTAAAAAAGAGGTGAAACAAGAATTGTCCAAGTTCGTACTTCTTTCTCTGGATGGGGACAGGTTTCCTAACTTAAAGAAAAAGTACGATGTTACCGGTTATCCTACACTTCTATTCTTAGATAAGAACGGAAGTCTCACAGAAAAGATCGCTGGAATGCCGGATCATAAAATGGTGATTAAAACCTTAAGATCGGCATATTCAAAAAGAGACAAAGAAATTATCCTACTTACTGACCTGGGAAAAGATCCTGAAAATAATCTTCTTCTTTT is part of the Leptospira andrefontaineae genome and encodes:
- a CDS encoding alpha/beta fold hydrolase, whose product is MDRKTFNFRGIKLSYIDAGNKSSDPILIAHANGFSAGCYSFYIKKLSETHRVLALDFCGHGQSEANMEWKDWFFFRDQVLALIETEGLKNVVGVGHSLGGASILLSSYQRPDLFRKIFAMDPVILNFAYLLLALAFDTPLAKGAIKRRREFKDLTLVKKAFRKTPTFANWSDEVFENYLNSCFKKEGDKWALCCPPELEAKIFNSVSFLSLLQYRRIKTETHITIPKKYEVCSPSAAKRIIKGNPNSSLELWDDISHFFPFERPEKNLERIIQKL
- a CDS encoding helix-turn-helix domain-containing protein; amino-acid sequence: MEESQIGTLFYFGARVFLAQKGLTTDPHSHYAVSILISLTSKFKVIEESGNVLEFQSVVLAPNTYHTLSAENSDMIVLQIDPYGIDYASVAARFGRKGISEIPFENLDPVLSRCKNLFHENINCIAAKELFEDILACVGTEKPSRVSLDPRVLSATLRMKSALPGSISVPELAKEAGFSETRFMHVFKLQMGLPVRQFQLWLRLHEAAKLLKEGGNLTEASHAAGFADQAHLSRTFKRMFGVQPSKFLGANTNVVVHFCV
- a CDS encoding DUF962 domain-containing protein — protein: MKFAKEMAFYSAYHQEKRNVWIHVLGVPTITFTLFLVLSRLELVNVFGYTVTAATVFGIVVLAYYFTLDFIFAAATTLVFGSLMFLAQYITLSLTATTAWSIFAVAQLVGWGAQFYGHFIFEKSRPALFDNLFQAVVSAPIFVIADVFFELGYRKDVQEAVRKELAAQGKLKNFSTAH
- a CDS encoding tautomerase family protein: MPYINLKVAGPLTKEQKQQISKEFSETLAKVANRPPESTYIVIDEVSRENWAVGGKLLE
- a CDS encoding YdcF family protein, which produces MDTIFFAASKLAGAFLFPLPASLLLLVFFAFRLPKFKYKVWVLVPTLIIWVASTDSFSQWLVRGLEEKHPPVRLETLENSDAILVLGGAVDNLALYEQQVQLTSAAERMTDAVSLFQKRKAPRIVFTGGSGNLFFQTKKESDFALQFFQTLGVPTKAVFLENESRNTKENAEKTAELFRKNKWKSAILITSAFHMERSLLVFANTGIKIHPWPTDYRSRVKILTIDDFIPSSQSLENTSIAWKERIGLFVYGFRESISTFLPLRIRYPWSKDWN
- a CDS encoding cytochrome c maturation protein CcmE; amino-acid sequence: MNVKFTVLASIIALSLGTIAFFSSKETSYTLLDASDLAANTTKYEADDLLRVRGFVKLGSLIREGKTAKFVLQLNEKEVPVFFTGATLLPDAFKEGARARVDGVWKNGVLVADKVEAKCASKYEAGYKEEEQ
- a CDS encoding heme lyase CcmF/NrfE family subunit, which gives rise to MNDLGAVCLISSFSILLFSIIQTSYGIFKNDSRALELGRYTLMANFAVVLLAFIVLVVQLMRTDLSNYYVAMHSSEHLPLFYKMTSVWSGSSGSLLFWNLLLSGFTFVVLWQTKDLLNERIPVMHLSLAVITCFFSFLAIFFPDAQPFREFQPAAVAGRGLNPLLQHWAMIIHPPILYIGYVSFAIPFAIASSALITGQLSENWFRFVRRWSIFSWFFLGTGILLGSKWAYEELGWGGYWAWDPVENASLMPWLLSTAFLHSMIIQERRGMLKFWNMLLIILAFHFCLLGTWITRSGVLEGPHSFSKSSIGTPFIVFIGVSFLFYLGILIYRKDKLKPERNLEAITSKEGSFLLNNFLLVIATLSILLGVFSPLLSGVEYKAPWFNSWGVPAGILLILLMGAAPLLAWRKGADQIFFTTLLKPLIAGFIGAGIYILYYRSNFSISDYSLGDVVGEVYSVLTVGLGIFTIAGIAQEYHNGIQARRSAIHGENYFQAGFRMLLKNKRRYGGYLVHLSMVILFIGLAGNAFKQNTSVKFFYFLRFSPTNELIYTSDDTAILGDYTIGATTLKIKPIVNGDAEAGVNHRNVIVSHEATFEVKKQLKSFDTMVTERRYYPQISHLSGDFETHIPTSEPSISSTPKEDLYIQLGAIEHADLSDENPDLPGMFLDFFFTRDPAIKAAKYLKFPNQIVANLEVWVNPMVKFIWAGSLMFFLSGLLILLPIGEDKK
- a CDS encoding cytochrome c-type biogenesis protein CcmH — translated: MKVLTSSNVYKKILISLFGFFIWIGTANADSTFTNLTDQEQIRTFHNVTERIRCICIPSIAIKSCSFNNCTVSAKLKLFIENRIRAGESADVIVDKMIHGFGQDVVSDPIIAKFIETGNQGMAQGVIMGFGPDILAKPDSSWIDFSIAAAAAFGILLIYLYLKRRTAPKAAIATESENHSSFDKYISEIEEKQK
- a CDS encoding zinc ribbon domain-containing protein, with product MDFLLIFFYIVLVAIVAAPFVYVSMFAKHIPYETDPKSSELFDRRDVLLDNLKDLKIEFDTGKLTETEFKSISSGLVKELEEQDKRISQDAVITSKAETSTKPQLGGKFCHNCGFKIEIFGAKFCPECGTKLQA
- the hisE gene encoding phosphoribosyl-ATP diphosphatase, which gives rise to MDFLLQLEQILKKRKEELPEKSYTADLFRGGVDRILKKVGEEAGEVIIAAKNADKKELTHESADLLFHLQVLLVERGLSLSDIVEELKKRHS
- a CDS encoding tetratricopeptide repeat protein; amino-acid sequence: MLPFPKIRTVLILICLALASEISAEVWETSVETAFNKAKKEGKPIFIDVYADWCGYCKTLKKEIYPKKEVKQELSKFVLLSLDGDRFPNLKKKYDVTGYPTLLFLDKNGSLTEKIAGMPDHKMVIKTLRSAYSKRDKEIILLTDLGKDPENNLLLLKVGEYYFEAKEYKKAADYFYKSFASEDPRMPENKHKALFNLGLSFTELKNWEKAIKTFSLYLDKFPTGHSKAALYYRGGAYSSLGQKTEAKEDLKKALELSSDPEEKKEIQDLLNRL